The Campylobacter sp. RM10537 genome has a segment encoding these proteins:
- the ftsW gene encoding putative lipid II flippase FtsW has translation MVADKKLFYLSCILITIGIVFSYSLTVFTVLFFNYNEFHFFTRQLFFGVSGILIMFFISRLDPDKKNSERIILAILIISFIFITILPFLPSALATASGGAKRWIRLGPLSISPVEFFKIGLIYFLAWSYTRRIDDSKKAIKHEVLILLPYCIVATIVIGYIYITQNDLGQSVISFFLILALAFFAGASKRLFAFGTLIIMMVGIMVIFSNQRRIQRIASWWGNIQDAFLPMLPDWMANALRVSTNTEPYQISHSLNAIAHGGIFGEGLGLGTFKLGFLSEVHTDFILSGITEEIGLFGLGIICFIYLWMILRIFRIAGRCDKKEHFIFCSGIALLLLFSFFMNAFGIISLTPLKGVAVPLLSYGGSSMWAICIGIGYVLMISKKVKL, from the coding sequence ATGGTTGCTGATAAGAAATTATTTTATTTAAGTTGTATATTAATTACTATAGGAATAGTTTTTTCATACTCACTAACAGTTTTTACTGTACTTTTTTTCAATTATAATGAATTTCATTTTTTTACTCGCCAACTTTTTTTTGGAGTGAGTGGAATTTTAATCATGTTTTTTATCTCAAGACTTGATCCAGATAAAAAAAATTCTGAAAGAATTATTCTTGCTATTCTTATTATTTCTTTTATTTTTATCACAATCTTACCTTTTTTACCTTCGGCCTTGGCAACAGCTAGTGGAGGTGCTAAAAGATGGATTCGCTTAGGCCCGCTTTCTATATCTCCGGTTGAATTTTTTAAAATAGGTCTTATTTATTTTTTAGCTTGGAGTTATACAAGACGTATTGATGATAGTAAAAAAGCAATTAAACATGAAGTTTTAATTCTTTTACCTTACTGTATTGTTGCAACTATAGTGATAGGATATATTTATATTACGCAAAATGATTTAGGACAGAGTGTTATTTCTTTCTTTTTGATTTTAGCTTTAGCCTTTTTTGCAGGAGCTAGCAAAAGACTTTTTGCTTTTGGAACTTTAATCATTATGATGGTTGGAATAATGGTTATTTTTAGCAATCAAAGGCGTATTCAAAGAATTGCATCTTGGTGGGGAAATATACAAGATGCATTTTTACCAATGCTTCCTGATTGGATGGCAAATGCTTTACGAGTAAGTACCAATACAGAACCTTATCAAATCTCACACTCTTTAAATGCTATAGCTCATGGAGGAATATTTGGAGAGGGTTTAGGGCTTGGAACTTTTAAATTAGGTTTTTTAAGCGAAGTCCATACCGACTTTATTCTCTCTGGTATCACAGAAGAAATCGGACTTTTTGGACTTGGGATCATCTGTTTTATTTATCTTTGGATGATTTTAAGAATTTTTAGAATAGCTGGACGTTGCGACAAAAAAGAACACTTTATTTTTTGTTCTGGTATCGCTTTGCTTTTACTTTTTTCATTTTTTATGAACGCTTTTGGTATTATTTCTCTTACCCCTCTTAAAGGTGTTGCAGTTCCACTTTTAAGCTATGGTGGAAGTTCCATGTGGGCAATTTGTATAGGTATTGGATATGTATTGATGATTTCTAAAAAGGTTAAATTATGA
- a CDS encoding MFS transporter: protein MTSFKKIFWLNIFIVIIIAFNLRAPITTIGPMVDIIKKEFDLNSTLIGILTSLPLMAFGSISFIVGYFSVIRAVIVGIFLIFIGELLRSYFGVYGLFIGMLAIGCGIAIANVVLPSFIKEKFPKQMSSVMGLYSFILSVSSIVGIALATPLLHIFNLSLAMVFWAIFAFVALVIYFPQAKNGRLFRAKKLSSKQVNIFKHPTTWKITLFMGFQSFLAYSLFFWYVQIVTEKGFSKDFATNMLLFGQLIAMPVSLFGPLLLGKIKKEYHTSYIAILCAMYAISFGILLIFNNEFMIILGAFIMGFPWGGVFGIVLLFIAQKSHNAQIAARLSAFAQGFGYLIAAQGQWIIGLLHDQFGNFSSAIVILFAIGIIVNIVGYLSYKSQVIK, encoded by the coding sequence ATGACTTCTTTTAAAAAAATTTTTTGGCTTAATATTTTTATTGTTATTATTATAGCTTTTAATCTTAGAGCCCCTATCACAACGATAGGGCCAATGGTTGATATTATAAAAAAAGAGTTTGATTTAAATTCTACTTTGATAGGGATTTTAACCAGTTTGCCTTTGATGGCTTTTGGAAGTATTTCTTTTATTGTGGGGTATTTTTCTGTTATCCGTGCAGTTATTGTAGGAATTTTTTTGATATTTATTGGCGAACTTTTGCGTTCTTATTTTGGAGTTTATGGTTTATTTATAGGGATGCTTGCTATAGGTTGTGGTATAGCAATTGCTAATGTAGTTTTGCCAAGTTTTATTAAGGAAAAATTTCCTAAACAAATGTCTAGCGTTATGGGTTTGTATAGTTTTATTTTAAGTGTTTCTTCTATAGTGGGTATAGCTTTAGCCACACCTTTACTTCATATATTTAATTTATCTTTAGCTATGGTATTTTGGGCTATTTTTGCTTTTGTAGCCTTAGTGATTTATTTTCCTCAAGCAAAAAATGGAAGACTTTTTAGAGCTAAAAAACTTTCTTCTAAACAAGTGAATATTTTTAAACATCCTACAACATGGAAAATCACTCTTTTTATGGGATTTCAAAGCTTTTTGGCGTATTCTTTATTTTTTTGGTATGTTCAAATAGTAACCGAAAAAGGTTTTAGCAAAGATTTTGCAACGAATATGCTTTTATTTGGACAATTGATCGCTATGCCAGTTTCACTTTTTGGCCCTTTGCTTTTAGGTAAAATTAAAAAAGAATATCATACAAGCTATATTGCGATTTTGTGCGCCATGTATGCTATATCTTTTGGGATTTTACTTATTTTTAATAATGAATTTATGATTATTTTAGGTGCTTTTATTATGGGCTTTCCTTGGGGCGGGGTTTTTGGTATAGTTTTACTTTTTATTGCCCAAAAAAGTCATAATGCACAAATAGCAGCAAGACTTTCAGCCTTTGCTCAAGGTTTTGGATATTTAATTGCTGCGCAAGGTCAGTGGATTATAGGACTTTTACATGATCAATTTGGAAATTTTTCAAGTGCTATTGTAATACTTTTTGCAATCGGAATCATAGTAAATATCGTTGGATATTTATCCTATAAAAGTCAAGTTATCAAATAA